The stretch of DNA GAGGCCGGCCGCCGGCGGACGCATCTTGATCCTCGACAAAGACGTGACCACCGCCTCGCCCCGCGCCATCCTGGAGCGCGGGGTCGCCCACGTGCCAGAAGACCGTCAGAAAGACGGGCTGGTGCTCTCTTTCCCGGTTGCGGACAATCTGGTACTGAACACGTACTATCTGCCGCCCTTTGCCCAGCGTGGGGTGCTGGACAGGGAGGTCATCCTGGCCACGGCCGAACGCCGCGTGCGGGAGTTCGACGTGCGCACCCCCAGCGTGCTCACCCCGGTCTCCAGCCTCTCGGGCGGCAACCAGCAAAAGGTCATTGTCGCTCGCGAATTCTCCCGCCCGATCCGCTTGCTCATCGCCTCCCAGCCGACGCGCGGATTGGACGTGGGTTCTATCGAATATATTCACCGCCGCATCATCGAAAAGCGCGATGAAGGCTGTGCGGTACTGCTGGTTTCCCCGGAACTGGACGAAGTAATGAACCTTTCCGACCGCATTGCTGTGATGTACGAGGGTCAAATCCAGGCCATCCTGCCGGCCGAAACCGCCACAAAAGAAGAAATCGGCCTGCTCATGGCGGGAGTACGAAAGGAGGAGGTCCGTGCCACTGCCGGCTGACATCCTGCGAATTGGCTTAATCACCGACGGCGGACGCATTGACGACGGCGGCTTCAACCAGCAGGCCTACGAGGGACTCCTGCGGGCCGCCCAGGAGCACGGCATCGAGGTGGTGGTGCGCCAGCCGGCCTCTCCCACCGCCTATGAGAGCGAACTGCGCCAGCTCCTGGACGAGGACTGCCGGCTCATCGTCACGGTCGGCTCCGTCACCGGGCCGGCCGTCGAGCGCATCGCCGGCCGCTACCCCAAGGCCCACTTCATCGTGGTGGACTACGAGCCGCTGGTCGAGAGCCAGAACATGACCGGCCTGGTCTTCGCCGAGGACCAGGCGGCCTTCCTCGCCGGCGCGCTGGCCGGCCTCATCACTTCGCAAGGCAATGTCGGCTTCATCGGTGGAAAGGACCTGCCCCCCATCCGCCGCTTCCACCGCGGCTTTGCCAACGGCATGGCCCTGACGAACCGCCAGGCCAAGCTCATCCCGGTCTACACCAACTCCTTTACCGATGCCGCCGCCGGCGCCGAGGCCGTCGGAAAGCTGGCGG from Anaerolineae bacterium encodes:
- a CDS encoding heme ABC transporter ATP-binding protein, translated to RPAAGGRILILDKDVTTASPRAILERGVAHVPEDRQKDGLVLSFPVADNLVLNTYYLPPFAQRGVLDREVILATAERRVREFDVRTPSVLTPVSSLSGGNQQKVIVAREFSRPIRLLIASQPTRGLDVGSIEYIHRRIIEKRDEGCAVLLVSPELDEVMNLSDRIAVMYEGQIQAILPAETATKEEIGLLMAGVRKEEVRATAG